The genomic window CATGATGGTGGTCAGGGCGGCCTCCATCAGGATGTCCTTGATGCCGGCACTGTCGGTCTTGCCGATGGGACTTTCGCGGTCAATCTGGATCTCGAAGCGCAGACCATTACTCTGCAGCAGAATCGCTTCCGGATTGCAGTTATCACCACGGAAACCGAGGAACTGTCCACGGCTTTTCAGGGTGGCAATCTTGCCGTTAGATAATTGCACCTCCACCAGATGGCCATTGACCCGGTATTCCACCGCATCAGCATGACTACCCTGAGTCAGGGGCGCCGCCTGATCGAGGAATTCGCGCCCAAAGGCAATCACCTTGACTCCACGGGCCGGGTTGTAGCCGGCACCCTTTTCAGCGCCGCCCTCTTCGCTAATCACATCGGTACCATAGAGGGCATCGTAAAGACTGCCCCAGCGGGCATTGGCCGCGTTCAGTGCATAGCGGGCATTCATGACCGGAACCACCAGCTGGGGACCAGCCATGGTGGCGACTTCCTCATCAACGTTTTCTGTGGTCACTTTGAAGTCAGCCGGTTCGTCGAGCAGATAGCCAATCTCTTGTAGAAAGGACTTATAGCGGTCAAGATCCCGGAAAACGCCCGGATTCTCCCGGTGCCACTGGTCGATATGGGCTTGAATCTGGTCCCGCTTTTCAAGCAGCTGGCGGTTGATGGGGGCCAGTTCAGTGATGATCTTCTCCAGTTCGGCCCAGAAATGCTCGGCGTTCACACCGGTACCGGGGATGATCTCCTCGTTGACCAGTTCCTGCAGTACCTTCGCCACCTGCAGTTTTCCGATTTGGACTCGCTCCGTCATATCCAAGCCTCTTGCTGAATAGGTTATCGATATTTCATTCCCGGGATTTTAAACAGTCGCCAGAGCATAACACCAATTTATAGGCGCAATTCCCGCCATTCACTTGAGCAATATTGACTTATTTCGACATGTAGGCGCGCAAAAAATTTGGCCGCTTCTCCCGCATTCCGCGCGATCTATCGAATTTGCATCACCGGCTAGCCACGCTCCAGCCGTATGCTAGCTTGGATGCCGGGCCCTGCTGAGGTACCGAAGTGGCGGTTATGGCAGAGGGGTTGCTGGGGCCTCGAGACGCGGTATTCCCGGTGTGCAAGGACGGGAATGAACCGCTTAATAATAAGCAATCAAAAGGCATCCCAATGAAACTCACCAAGTCGCGTTTAATGACGGCCCTCACGGCCGCACTACTGGCAACCCAGGTTACTGCCAAGCCGCCCGAGGGTGGCGGAGGCAATGGTAATGGTGGTGGCGGAGGCGGAAATGGCGGCGGCAGCAGCTACGAGTACTATCAGGCCTGCGGCACAGCCACCAATAGTGTCAGTACCGCTCAGGCTTCGCTCCTTATCGGTGGCGCCGAGGCCAACGCCAATGGTGAAGAAGCGGCTACCCAGTGGCTGGTGAGCCACGCCCCCGGGGGAGACTACCTGGTGCTGCGTACTGGCGGCACCGGTGGGCAGGCGGACTGGATGTGCAGCACCTTCGGATCGGAGCTGGGCTCGGCCGCAGAGCTCTCTGTTGATGGCACTAGCGCAGCCAGTGACCCTGTAGTTATCTCCTATATCCAAAATGCCGAAATCATTTTTATCGCCGGCGGTGACCAGAATGAGTACGAGGACTTCTGGAAAAACACCCCAGTGGAAGACGCACTCAACGATCACCTGAATGTAAAGCGAGCACCAATTGCCGGAACCAGCGCCGGACTCGCGATCCTCGGCCAATCCTACTATGCGCCGGCCAATCTCGGTGTGCTATCTCGTGAGATTCTCGACGATCCCTACCATTCAAATACTCAGGATATTAACCATGGCGATTTTCTCCTCCATCCCCAGCTGGACGACGTGATCACAGACAGTCATCTGGATCGAGTCAGCGGTAAAGGCCGAAGTTCTGAGACCCGTCATGGCCGCACCTTCGGCTTCCTCGCCCGAAGCGCTCAGGACCGCGGCACTCTAAACGCGCGGGCAATCGGCCTGGAAGAAGCCACATTGCTGGCCATCGACGCCAGCGGTGTGGCGACCGTATACGGAGAAGGTGCAGCCTATTTCATGCGCCCAATCAGTTTCCCCGAGCAGATCACTGCCGGCGCACCCCTCATCTGGGATAACGGTGGTCAAGCTGTATCCGTTTACAAGATTCAGGGCGACAATAACGGGAATGGAAACTTTGACCTCGGTGCCTGGAGCGGCTCCGGCGGGAGCAGCAGCAACTGGTATACAACTTCCGGGTACGACGGATTAAATTGCCAGACCGGTTGCTGATCAGCCACATCGCGAGCGCGATTGCGTCCAACCGGAAACAGGCGGGGCCGTTTCATCTGGCCCCGCTTTCGTGCCTCGGCAGTTCTGACCCTTAAGGGTCAACCTGAGCTGACCGCCCTCAATCAAAGCTGGCGCCCGATATCCAGGATCAGCCGGCGCAACCAGCGGTGAGGCGCGCTCTGCTGGAGTAACGGGCTCCACGCCATCTTCAGTTCCAGCGGTGGAATTTCCAATGGTGGGTCGCGCCGTACGATGCGGGCATTGCCCTCGGCCAGCTGAGCCAGGCGTGTCGGCACAGTGACGATCAGGTCGCTCTGCTCTGCTAACAGCATGGCCACCTGATAGTGACGGGTAAAAACCGAGATATCGCGCTTTTCGCCCAGCCTACCAATTGCTTCATCGACCCACCCCAGGCGCTGCACGTCCTCAGGATTTACGCCCACGCCGACGCCCATGCCCGTTTTGCTGACCCAGATGTGCTGAGCACGCAAATAGCTGGTGAGACTGTAGTCATTGAGAATTGGGTTATCTGCGCGCATTACACAGGAAAAGCTGTCCCGCCACACGGTTGCCTGATGGAAGCTCTGCGGCATGCTGTCAAAGCGGTTGATCACCATATCCACTTTGCCCTGCTCCACATCGACGAAGCTGACATCGCTGGGGGTCATAATGTCGAGACTAATCCCCGGTGCCTGCTCCCGCAGCTGTTTCAGCAGGGCCGGGATCAGGGTCGATTCCGCATAGTCACTGGCCATGATGCGGAAAGTGCGGCGGGTTTCTGCAGGCTTGAAGTCCCGGTTTGGCTGGATCACTCGATCGATCGAAGCCAGGGCCTCGCGCACCATCGGCTGCAGTTCCATAGCGCGCTCCGTGGGCATCATGCCCTCACGGGTGCGCACCAGCAGGGGGTCATCAAACAGCTCTCGGAGGCGCTTGAGCCCGTTGCTCATGGCGGGCTGGGATAACCCCAGATAGTTAGCGGCCCGGGTCACGTTGCGCTCACGGAGAAGCACATCCAGGTAGACAAGGAGGTTGAGGTCGGCTCTTTCCAGATTCATGGCTTATTCGTCGAACTGATAGTGAAAATAATGGCAATAAATTAGCCAAATTATGCCACTGGCACTAGGATACTCAACACATAAATGCAGTCACTTCGAGGAATAAGCCATGTCCACTTACGCTCAAGAAATAAATAAAGCCGCCGAGCTCTGCAAAGCCAATGGCAGCTCCTGGGATGCTATTAACCCGGAATCCGTGGCCCGCATGCGCCTCCAGAACAAATTCAAGAACGGCCTGGATATCGCCAAGTACACCGCCGATATCATGCGTAAAGACATGGCAGCCTATGACGAGGACACCAGCAAGTACACCCAGTCATTGGGATGCTGGCACGGCTTTATTGGCCAGCAGAAGATGATCTCCATCAAGAAGCATTTTGAAGGCAAGACCGATCGTCGCTACCTGTACCTGTCCGGCTGGATGGTTGCAGCCCTGCGCAGTGAATTCGGTCCCCTGCCCGACCAGTCCATGCACGAGAAAACCGCGGTATCTGGCCTGATCGAGGAACTGTACACCTTCCTGCGCCAGGCAGACGCCCGTGAACTGGGCGGTCTGTTCCGTGAGCTGGATGCGGCTCGCGAAGCCGGTGACAAAGACGCCGAGAAGTCCATTATTGATAAGATCGATAATCACGTGACCCACATCGTGCCGATTATTGCTGACATCGATGCGGGCTTCGGCAACGCGGAAGCCACCTACCTGCTGGCCAAGAGAATGATCGAAGCCGGTGCCTGCTGTATCCAGATCGAAAACCAGGTCTCCGACGAGAAGCAGTGCGGCCACCAGGACGGGAAAGTGACCGTTCCTCATGAAGACTTCCTGGCCAAGATCCGTGCGGTGCGTTACGCCTTCCTCGAGCTGGGTGTGGACAACGGCGTGATCGTTGCCCGTACTGACTCTCTGGGCGCTGGCCTGACCAAGCAGATTGCAGTGACCAATGAGCCGGGTGATCTGGGCGATCAGTACAACGCCTTCCTGGATTGCGAAGAAGTGGCTCCGGGTGACCTGGCCAATGGCGATGTCATCATCAACCGTGAAGGCAAGCTGCTGCGTCCGAAGCGCCTGGCCTCCAATCTGTTCCAGTTCCGCAAGGGCACCGGTGAAGCGCGCTGCATCCTCGACAGCGTCACTTCCCTGCAGAATGGCGCCGACCTGATCTGGATCGAAACCGAGAAGCCGCACGTAGGTCAAATCGGCGCAATGATGGACGAGATCCGCAAACAGGTCCCGAATGCCAAGTTGGTTTACAACAACAGCCCGTCTTTCAACTGGACCCTGAACTTCCGCCAGCAGGTATTCGATGCCTGGAAGGAAGAAGGTAAGGACGTTTCCGCCTACGATCGCGACAATCTGATGAGCGCCGAATACGACGATTCCGAGCTGTCCAAGGCGGCTGATGAGAAGATCCGCACCTTCCAGCAGGATGCATCCCGTGAGGCCGGTATCTTCCACCACCTCATCACCCTGCCGACCTACCACACCGCAGCCCTGTCCACCGACAACCTGGCCAAGGAGTACTTCGGCGCGAAGGGTATGTTGGGCTACGTGGAAGGCGTGCAGCGCAAGGAAATCCGCCAGGGTATTGCCTGCGTCAAGCATCAGAACATGGCCGGTTCCGATATGGGTGACGACCACAAGGAGTACTTCTCCGGTGAGGCAGCCCTGAAAGCAGCTGGTAAAGACAACACCATGAACCAGTTCGGCTAAGCGAGCAGGATCTTTCGGTTACCAGGGGCGGCGCAAGCCGCCCCTTTTCATTTTCCCGACGGAAAGGAAAGCGGTGGGCTATCGATGCCGATGTTCACGACTGACAGTTTCATAATGGGATAGCTCAACACATATTCATCGGACTCCTTCGTCGCCATTGATCGGGCAACAATCTCAAGAGCTACCAGATGAGTTTTTGATTCACGCATTTATGGGCCGCATTGCGGCCTTTTTTTGTCTGACCCAAAGAAACCTCCGCGGTGATGATAAGCACGCCAGCAGGGTCTAACCTTAGAGCATCGGTGTGTTAAAGCGATAGTCACCATGGGTGCTACCAGCCAGGTTCTGATATTCAATACCGGCAGCTCGTCCCTCAAGTTCGCGGTTGTCGACCCCTCCACAGGACTGGACATTGTAAGTGGTATTGGAGAATCACTAGGCAGTGATGAGCCAGCGCTGGAGTGGGAATGCCGAGGGGTCGAGCAGGCTCGAAAACTGGCATCGGGTTCCGGACACCGGGAGGTCATTGAGCTCCTAGTAAGCGATGTACTGTCAGAACTACCGGATCTGCGTCAGCGGTTGGTCGCCGTCGGCCATCGAGTGGTCCATGGCGGCGAACACTTCGCAAACTCGGTGATTATCGACCAGGAAGTCATAACGACCATCGACCAATGTTCGGCTCTCGCTCCGCTGCACAACCCGGCCGCGCTCGCCGGCATCCGCGCCGCCCAGGCCGCGTTTCCGGAGTTGCCCCAGGTAGCGGTATTCGATACTGCCTTCCACCAGACGCTGCCGGAACACGCTTTCCTCTACGCACTGCCCTTCTCCCTATATCGGGACCACAGAATTCGTCGTTACGGTATGCATGGAACCAGCCACCGTTTTGTCAGTGAGCGAGCGGCGATGTTGCTGGGCAAGCCATTGGAAGAGACCAACACGATAACAGCCCACCTGGGTAACGGCGCCTCGATCACA from Microbulbifer aggregans includes these protein-coding regions:
- a CDS encoding cyanophycinase, whose protein sequence is MKLTKSRLMTALTAALLATQVTAKPPEGGGGNGNGGGGGGNGGGSSYEYYQACGTATNSVSTAQASLLIGGAEANANGEEAATQWLVSHAPGGDYLVLRTGGTGGQADWMCSTFGSELGSAAELSVDGTSAASDPVVISYIQNAEIIFIAGGDQNEYEDFWKNTPVEDALNDHLNVKRAPIAGTSAGLAILGQSYYAPANLGVLSREILDDPYHSNTQDINHGDFLLHPQLDDVITDSHLDRVSGKGRSSETRHGRTFGFLARSAQDRGTLNARAIGLEEATLLAIDASGVATVYGEGAAYFMRPISFPEQITAGAPLIWDNGGQAVSVYKIQGDNNGNGNFDLGAWSGSGGSSSNWYTTSGYDGLNCQTGC
- a CDS encoding LysR family transcriptional regulator, translated to MNLERADLNLLVYLDVLLRERNVTRAANYLGLSQPAMSNGLKRLRELFDDPLLVRTREGMMPTERAMELQPMVREALASIDRVIQPNRDFKPAETRRTFRIMASDYAESTLIPALLKQLREQAPGISLDIMTPSDVSFVDVEQGKVDMVINRFDSMPQSFHQATVWRDSFSCVMRADNPILNDYSLTSYLRAQHIWVSKTGMGVGVGVNPEDVQRLGWVDEAIGRLGEKRDISVFTRHYQVAMLLAEQSDLIVTVPTRLAQLAEGNARIVRRDPPLEIPPLELKMAWSPLLQQSAPHRWLRRLILDIGRQL
- a CDS encoding isocitrate lyase, producing MSTYAQEINKAAELCKANGSSWDAINPESVARMRLQNKFKNGLDIAKYTADIMRKDMAAYDEDTSKYTQSLGCWHGFIGQQKMISIKKHFEGKTDRRYLYLSGWMVAALRSEFGPLPDQSMHEKTAVSGLIEELYTFLRQADARELGGLFRELDAAREAGDKDAEKSIIDKIDNHVTHIVPIIADIDAGFGNAEATYLLAKRMIEAGACCIQIENQVSDEKQCGHQDGKVTVPHEDFLAKIRAVRYAFLELGVDNGVIVARTDSLGAGLTKQIAVTNEPGDLGDQYNAFLDCEEVAPGDLANGDVIINREGKLLRPKRLASNLFQFRKGTGEARCILDSVTSLQNGADLIWIETEKPHVGQIGAMMDEIRKQVPNAKLVYNNSPSFNWTLNFRQQVFDAWKEEGKDVSAYDRDNLMSAEYDDSELSKAADEKIRTFQQDASREAGIFHHLITLPTYHTAALSTDNLAKEYFGAKGMLGYVEGVQRKEIRQGIACVKHQNMAGSDMGDDHKEYFSGEAALKAAGKDNTMNQFG
- a CDS encoding acetate kinase, whose translation is MGATSQVLIFNTGSSSLKFAVVDPSTGLDIVSGIGESLGSDEPALEWECRGVEQARKLASGSGHREVIELLVSDVLSELPDLRQRLVAVGHRVVHGGEHFANSVIIDQEVITTIDQCSALAPLHNPAALAGIRAAQAAFPELPQVAVFDTAFHQTLPEHAFLYALPFSLYRDHRIRRYGMHGTSHRFVSERAAMLLGKPLEETNTITAHLGNGASITAVKGGASVDTSMGMTPLEGLVMGTRCGDIDPGLLLHLVETLGVTAAELNRLLNRESGLLGISGLSNDCRELEQAVVDGHRGALLALEIFSYRLAKYIAAYRVPLRRVHALVFTGGIGENSSWIRARTMHWLGALSYELDSERNDKMRFGAEGAISREGTPTVLVIPTNEEWVIARDAAALVQGENR